A DNA window from Pedomonas mirosovicensis contains the following coding sequences:
- a CDS encoding ligase-associated DNA damage response exonuclease, with product MASFGTWLRAERDGIYCPPGDFWIDPGQPQTRALITHGHADHARGGHGMVVATPETLAIMATRYGPQPGAKAVNYGDPFRVGDVRACFYPAGHVLGSAQILLEYAGERIVVSGDYKRSPDPTCPPFVPVPCDVFITEATFALPVFHHPPVEKEIGKLLDARASAPERCVLVGAYALGKAQRLIAHLREAGYDRPIYLHGALLQLTRLYEKLGVRLGDVQPMAGLPKAALKGEIILCPPSALADRWSRRLPDPITAMASGWMRLRQRARQKNVELPLILSDHADWGELTATIEELGPAEVWVTHGREEALVHWCQSKGIPARALLLHGREDEGEE from the coding sequence ATGGCAAGCTTTGGCACCTGGCTGCGCGCCGAGCGGGATGGCATCTACTGCCCGCCCGGCGATTTCTGGATCGACCCCGGCCAGCCGCAAACGCGCGCGCTCATCACCCACGGCCATGCGGACCACGCCCGGGGCGGCCACGGCATGGTGGTGGCAACGCCCGAAACGCTCGCCATCATGGCCACCCGCTACGGCCCGCAGCCAGGGGCCAAGGCGGTGAACTACGGCGATCCCTTCAGGGTGGGGGACGTGCGGGCCTGTTTTTACCCAGCCGGGCACGTGCTGGGTTCGGCGCAGATTCTGCTGGAATATGCGGGCGAGCGGATCGTGGTTTCGGGCGATTACAAGCGCTCGCCCGACCCCACCTGTCCGCCGTTCGTCCCCGTGCCGTGCGACGTGTTCATCACCGAGGCGACGTTTGCCCTGCCGGTTTTCCACCACCCGCCGGTCGAGAAGGAAATCGGGAAGCTCTTGGACGCCCGCGCGAGTGCGCCGGAGCGCTGCGTGCTCGTCGGCGCATACGCGCTGGGCAAGGCGCAGCGGCTGATCGCCCACCTGCGCGAGGCGGGCTATGACCGGCCGATCTACCTGCACGGCGCACTCCTGCAACTCACCCGGCTTTACGAAAAGCTGGGCGTGAGGCTGGGCGACGTGCAGCCCATGGCCGGGCTGCCCAAGGCGGCGCTCAAGGGCGAGATCATCCTGTGCCCGCCCTCGGCGCTTGCCGATCGCTGGTCGAGGCGACTGCCGGACCCGATCACCGCCATGGCCTCGGGCTGGATGCGGCTGCGCCAGCGGGCACGGCAGAAGAACGTGGAGCTGCCGCTCATCCTCTCCGACCATGCGGACTGGGGCGAACTCACCGCCACCATCGAGGAGCTGGGCCCGGCGGAGGTGTGGGTGACCCACGGGCGGGAGGAAGCGCTGGTGCACTGGTGCCAGAGCAAGGGCATTCCGGCACGCGCCCTGCTGCTGCACGGCCGCGAGGACGAGGGGGAGGAGTGA
- a CDS encoding cisplatin damage response ATP-dependent DNA ligase encodes MERFAHLLDRLVYTPSRNGKIALIADYLKSEPDPDRGWGLAALTGDLKIPAVKPALIRALLLERTDPVLFDLSYDYVGDLAETCALLWPTHTPGNAPLGLADTVTTLQRLSRAEAPAELARLLDRLDSSGRYALIKLATGGMRVGLSARLAKTGFAEAFGVELETLEELWHGLAPPYPDLFEWAEGKAPLPEVGETAVFRPFMLATPLEEGETLDLREFLAEWKWDGIRVQAVSIGGTKRLYSRTGDDISGAFPEIIENLTTEAALDGELLVRGNEGDPASFNALQQRLNRKTVDAKLLRSHPAFIRLYDILVDGSEDLRPLPLVQRRERLLAVAERLPGEFFDTSPLVEAKDWEALAEVRAAARGHDIEGLMLKRRDSPYTGGRQKGLWFKWKRDPLTADCVLMYAQRGHGKRSSFYSDYTFGAWGQDGQLLPVGKAYFGFTDEELKWLDRWVRGHTLKRFGPVREVEKALVLEVAFDSIHVSNRHKSGLAMRFPRISRIRTDKPAREADHIETLRSLAR; translated from the coding sequence ATGGAGCGCTTCGCCCACCTGCTCGACCGGCTGGTCTACACCCCGTCCCGCAACGGCAAGATCGCGCTGATCGCCGACTATCTGAAATCCGAACCGGACCCGGACCGGGGCTGGGGTTTGGCGGCGCTGACGGGGGATTTGAAAATTCCCGCCGTGAAGCCCGCGCTCATCCGCGCGCTGCTGCTGGAGCGCACCGACCCGGTGCTGTTCGACCTGTCTTACGATTACGTGGGCGATCTGGCCGAGACCTGCGCGCTGTTGTGGCCGACGCACACGCCGGGCAACGCGCCGCTTGGCCTCGCCGACACGGTGACGACGCTGCAACGCCTCAGCCGCGCCGAAGCGCCCGCCGAACTGGCGCGGCTGCTGGACCGGCTCGACTCTTCCGGCCGCTATGCGCTCATCAAGCTGGCGACCGGGGGAATGCGCGTGGGGCTGAGCGCCCGGCTCGCCAAGACCGGATTTGCCGAAGCCTTCGGGGTGGAACTGGAAACACTGGAGGAGCTGTGGCACGGCCTCGCCCCGCCCTACCCGGATTTGTTCGAATGGGCGGAGGGCAAGGCCCCGCTGCCCGAAGTCGGCGAAACCGCCGTGTTCCGCCCGTTCATGCTGGCAACGCCGCTGGAGGAAGGCGAGACGCTGGACCTGCGCGAATTTCTCGCCGAGTGGAAGTGGGACGGCATTCGCGTGCAGGCAGTCAGCATCGGCGGGACGAAACGGCTTTATTCCCGCACCGGGGATGATATCTCGGGCGCGTTCCCCGAGATCATCGAAAATCTCACAACCGAGGCAGCGCTCGATGGCGAGCTGCTGGTGCGCGGCAACGAGGGCGACCCCGCCTCGTTCAACGCCCTGCAGCAGCGGCTGAACCGCAAGACGGTGGATGCGAAACTGCTGCGCTCCCACCCCGCCTTCATCCGCCTTTACGACATTCTGGTGGACGGCAGCGAAGACCTGCGCCCCCTGCCCCTCGTCCAGCGGCGGGAGCGGCTGCTGGCGGTAGCGGAACGCCTGCCGGGGGAGTTTTTCGACACCTCCCCGCTCGTCGAGGCGAAAGACTGGGAAGCATTGGCTGAAGTCCGTGCCGCCGCGCGCGGGCACGACATCGAAGGGCTGATGCTGAAGCGGCGGGACAGCCCCTATACCGGCGGGCGGCAGAAGGGCCTGTGGTTCAAGTGGAAGCGCGACCCGCTGACGGCCGATTGCGTGCTGATGTATGCCCAGCGCGGCCACGGCAAGCGCTCCAGCTTCTATTCCGATTACACCTTCGGCGCGTGGGGGCAGGACGGGCAGCTGCTCCCCGTGGGCAAGGCCTATTTCGGCTTCACGGATGAGGAGCTGAAATGGCTGGACCGCTGGGTGCGCGGCCACACCCTCAAGCGCTTCGGCCCGGTGCGGGAGGTGGAAAAGGCGCTGGTGCTGGAGGTGGCGTTCGACAGCATTCATGTCTCGAACCGGCACAAGTCGGGCCTTGCCATGCGGTTTCCGCGCATATCCCGCATCCGCACCGACAAGCCCGCGCGCGAGGCTGACCACATCGAAACGCTGCGTTCCCTCGCGCGTTGA
- the clpB gene encoding ATP-dependent chaperone ClpB, whose translation MNIEKFTERARGFLQSAQTVALRNDHQRVQTEHLLKALLEDDQGMAAGLIRAAGGRPEQVTQAVDLALGRIPKVTGAGANQIGWDAETVRILDQAEQISTKAGDSFVTVERMLLAIALAQGTAAAKILADAGVTAQSLNQAINEMRKGRTADTASAEDRYDALKKFARDLTQAARDGKLDPVIGRDEEIRRTIQVLSRRTKNNPVLIGEPGVGKTAIVEGLALRIAKGDVPDGLKDRRIMALDMGALIAGAKYRGEFEERLKGVLEEVRAAEGEVVLFIDEMHTLVGAGKTEGAMDASNLLKPALARGELHCIGATTLDEYRKHVEKDAALERRFQPVFVGEPTVADTISILRGLKEKYEVHHGVRITDGALVAAATLSNRYITDRFLPDKAIDLMDEAASRLRMEVESKPEEIENLDRRVIQLKIEREALRKETDPASQERLAKIETELADLERQSAELTAHWMAEREKMQGERQLKEKLDAARTELEQSQRTGNLQRAGELAYGVIPELEKQLAAAKDAEKSRMVRESVTAEDIASVVSRWTGIPVDKMLEGEREKLLAMEEVLGRQVIGQQEAIAAVSAAVRRARAGLQDPNRPLGSFLFLGPTGVGKTELCKALATFLFDDPQAMVRIDMSEFMEKHSVSRLIGAPPGYVGYEEGGVLTEAVRRRPYQVVLFDEVEKAHGDVFNVLLQVLDDGRLTDGQGRTVDFTNTIIVLTSNLGAQFIANLPEGRDTADVRDEVMQVVRSHFRPEFLNRLDEIILFHRLGEEHMGAIVAIQVQRVQKLLEDRKIRLELEPGAAAWLGRMGYDPVYGARPLKRVVQKYLQDPLAELILRGQVRDGQTVVVTEGDGRLILTVVPES comes from the coding sequence ATGAATATCGAGAAGTTTACCGAGCGCGCACGCGGCTTTCTGCAATCGGCCCAGACCGTGGCGCTGCGGAACGACCACCAGCGGGTGCAGACCGAACACCTGCTAAAAGCCCTGCTGGAAGATGACCAGGGCATGGCGGCGGGGCTTATCCGCGCGGCGGGCGGGCGGCCGGAGCAGGTGACGCAAGCCGTCGATCTGGCGCTGGGGCGTATTCCCAAAGTGACCGGCGCGGGCGCGAACCAGATCGGCTGGGACGCCGAGACCGTGCGGATTCTCGATCAGGCCGAGCAGATTTCCACCAAGGCGGGCGACAGCTTCGTCACCGTCGAGCGGATGCTGCTGGCCATCGCGCTGGCGCAAGGCACGGCGGCCGCGAAAATTCTGGCTGACGCGGGTGTCACCGCGCAAAGCCTCAATCAGGCGATCAACGAAATGCGAAAAGGCAGAACAGCGGATACGGCTTCCGCCGAAGACCGCTATGATGCGTTGAAGAAATTCGCGCGCGATCTCACGCAGGCGGCGCGGGACGGCAAGCTGGACCCAGTGATTGGCCGGGACGAGGAAATCCGCCGCACCATTCAGGTGCTCTCCCGCCGCACCAAAAATAACCCGGTGCTGATCGGCGAGCCCGGCGTCGGCAAGACGGCGATCGTCGAGGGCCTCGCGCTGCGGATCGCCAAGGGCGACGTGCCCGATGGCCTCAAGGACCGTCGCATCATGGCGCTCGATATGGGTGCCCTGATCGCGGGTGCGAAATATCGCGGCGAGTTCGAGGAACGTTTGAAAGGCGTGCTGGAGGAAGTGCGCGCGGCCGAGGGCGAGGTGGTGCTGTTCATCGATGAGATGCACACCCTCGTCGGCGCAGGCAAAACCGAAGGCGCGATGGATGCCTCCAACCTCTTGAAACCGGCGCTGGCGCGCGGCGAGCTGCACTGCATCGGCGCGACCACGCTCGACGAATACCGCAAGCACGTGGAAAAGGATGCGGCGCTGGAGCGACGCTTCCAGCCGGTGTTCGTAGGCGAGCCGACGGTTGCCGACACCATTTCCATCCTGCGCGGCCTCAAGGAAAAATACGAGGTGCACCACGGCGTGCGGATTACGGACGGCGCGCTGGTGGCGGCGGCCACCCTTTCCAACCGTTACATCACCGACCGCTTCCTGCCGGACAAGGCCATCGACCTGATGGACGAAGCCGCCAGCCGCCTGCGGATGGAGGTGGAATCCAAGCCCGAGGAAATTGAAAATCTCGACCGGCGGGTGATCCAGCTGAAAATCGAGCGCGAGGCGCTCCGCAAGGAGACCGACCCCGCCTCGCAGGAGCGGCTGGCGAAAATCGAAACCGAACTGGCGGATCTCGAACGCCAGTCGGCTGAGCTGACCGCCCACTGGATGGCCGAGCGCGAGAAGATGCAGGGCGAGCGCCAGCTGAAAGAGAAGCTGGATGCCGCCCGCACCGAATTGGAGCAATCCCAGCGCACCGGCAATCTGCAACGCGCCGGCGAGTTGGCCTATGGCGTGATCCCCGAGCTGGAAAAACAGCTGGCCGCCGCCAAGGACGCGGAGAAGAGCCGCATGGTGCGCGAGAGCGTGACGGCGGAGGACATCGCCTCGGTTGTTTCCCGCTGGACCGGCATTCCGGTCGACAAGATGCTGGAAGGCGAGCGCGAGAAACTGCTGGCGATGGAAGAGGTGCTGGGCCGGCAGGTGATCGGTCAGCAGGAAGCCATCGCGGCCGTCTCCGCTGCCGTCCGCCGCGCCCGTGCAGGGCTTCAGGACCCGAACCGGCCGCTCGGCAGCTTCCTGTTTTTAGGTCCCACCGGCGTCGGCAAGACCGAACTGTGCAAGGCGCTCGCCACCTTCCTGTTCGACGATCCGCAGGCGATGGTCCGCATCGACATGAGCGAGTTCATGGAGAAGCATTCCGTCTCCCGGCTCATCGGCGCGCCTCCGGGCTACGTGGGCTATGAGGAAGGCGGCGTGCTGACGGAAGCCGTGCGGCGTCGGCCCTATCAGGTGGTGCTGTTCGACGAGGTGGAAAAGGCGCACGGGGACGTGTTCAATGTGCTGCTGCAGGTGCTCGACGACGGCCGCCTGACGGACGGCCAAGGCCGCACGGTCGATTTTACCAACACCATCATCGTGCTCACCTCCAACCTCGGCGCGCAGTTCATCGCCAACCTGCCGGAAGGCCGGGATACGGCGGACGTGCGGGACGAGGTAATGCAGGTGGTCCGCAGCCACTTCCGCCCGGAATTCCTCAACCGGCTGGACGAGATCATCCTCTTCCACCGGCTGGGCGAGGAGCATATGGGAGCAATCGTCGCGATCCAGGTGCAGCGAGTGCAGAAGCTGCTGGAAGACCGGAAGATCCGGCTGGAGCTGGAGCCTGGCGCAGCCGCCTGGCTGGGGCGCATGGGCTACGATCCGGTCTACGGCGCGCGGCCGCTGAAACGCGTCGTGCAAAAATATTTGCAGGACCCGTTGGCCGAGTTGATACTGCGCGGCCAGGTCAGGGATGGCCAGACTGTCGTAGTCACGGAAGGCGATGGACGGCTGATCCTGACCGTGGTGCCAGAAAGCTGA